In Populus nigra chromosome 1, ddPopNigr1.1, whole genome shotgun sequence, one genomic interval encodes:
- the LOC133688546 gene encoding protein EMSY-LIKE 3 isoform X3 encodes MDYELSDSSGTDDDLPPTHRNRFQSGARTAGNGRSAVGGAASQPRLHSDMETQIHNIEQEAYTSVLRAFKAQSDAITWEKESLITELRKELRVSDEEHRELLARVNADDMIRRIREWRKANGIQPSMPSTAQPSHDPIPSPSVSGSRKKQKTSQSVASLSMGAPSPVLHPSMQPSTSALRHGPPPGSGNKKPKSSMQQRSTGLSSRAQAANRGSSGVFATNDLIGKKVWTRWPEDNHFYEAVITDYNPVEGRHALVYDINTGDETWEWVNLKEISPEDIRWEGEEPGLFRRGGRPGPGRGNKKAIARGGAVLTAGRGRGTTKGQSKKDFPLIQNGIGKKAMGDIEILHTNTLIKEVEKVFGASHPDPLEIEKAKKALEEQEQALVNAIARLEEASDADEGEHPFPRVQSMDQDRGWRKRSYDEIVGEGRGIEGSDGNKMARNGRIVSSDQHDENYDM; translated from the exons ATGGATTACGAGCTTTCTGATAGCAGCG GAACTGATGATGACCTTCCACCTACACATCGAAATAGATTCCAAAGTGGGGCGCGAACTGCTGGGAATGGAAGATCTGCAGTTGGTGGTGCTGCTTCACAGCCAAGGTTGCATAGTGACATGGAAACTCAAATCCACAACATTGAACAAGAAGCATACACTTCAGTCCTGCGAGCCTTTAAAGCCCAGTCAGATGCTATTACTTGG GAAAAGGAAAGTCTAATTACAGAACTCAGAAAAGAACTAAGAGTTTCAGATGAGGAGCACAGGGAGCTCCTAGCCAGGGTTAACGCTGATGATATGATTCGGAGGATAAG GGAATGGAGAAAGGCGAACGGGATCCAACCTAGCATGCCAAGCACTGCCCAGCCTTCTCACGATCCTATACCTAGTCCTAGTGTTTCAGGATCACGCAAGAAGCAGAAAACCTCACAGTCAGTCGCATCATTGTCCATGGGTGCACCTTCTCCTGTATTGCATCCATCTATGCAACCATCTACATCAGCCCTGAGACATGGCCCTCCACCTGGATCTGGGAACAAGAAGCCCAAATCA TCCATGCAGCAGCGTTCTACAGGTTTGTCCAGCAGGGCTCAAGCTGCTAATCGTGGTTCTTCAGGTGTCTTCGCAACCAATGATTTAATTGGAAAGAAAGTTTGGACTCGATGGCCAGAGGATAACCACTTCTATGAAGCTGTTATAACTGACTACAATCCAGTTGAG GGTCGGCATGCTTTGGTTTATGATATTAATACTGGGGATGAAACATGGGAATGGGTCAATCTCAAAGAG ATATCTCCTGAAGATATTAGGTGGGAGGGTGAGGAACCAGGACTTTTCCGTAGAGGTGGCCGGCCTGGACCGGGCCGTGGGAATAAGAAAGCCATTGCACGTGGTGGTGCAGTTCTCACTGCAGGAAGAGGTAGAGGAACCACAAAGGGTCAGTCCAAAAAAGATTTCCCTTTAATCCAGAATGGCATTGGGAAGAAGGCTATGGGTGATATTGAGATACTTCACACAAATACTCTAATCAAGGAG GTAGAAAAAGTTTTTGGTGCTAGCCATCCTGATCCTTTGGAAATTGAGAAAGCAAAGAAAGCTCTGGAA GAACAAGAACAAGCCCTGGTCAACGCGATTGCAAGGCTTGAAGAAGCATCAGATG CAGATGAGGGGGAACATCCATTTCCCCGTGTTCAATCAATGGACCAAGATCGGGGATGGAGAAAACGGTCATATGATGAGATTGTTGGTGAAGGTAGAGGAATTGAAGGTTCAGATGGCAACAAAATGGCAAGAAATGGCAGAATTGTTTCAAGTGATCAGCATGATGAGAACTATGACATGTGA
- the LOC133688546 gene encoding protein EMSY-LIKE 3 isoform X4 — protein sequence MDYELSDSSGTDDDLPPTHRNRFQSGARTAGNGRSAVGGAASQPRLHSDMETQIHNIEQEAYTSVLRAFKAQSDAITWEKESLITELRKELRVSDEEHRELLARVNADDMIRRIREWRKANGIQPSMPSTAQPSHDPIPSPSVSGSRKKQKTSQSVASLSMGAPSPVLHPSMQPSTSALRHGPPPGSGNKKPKSSMQQRSTGLSSRAQAANRGSSGVFATNDLIGKKVWTRWPEDNHFYEAVITDYNPVEGRHALVYDINTGDETWEWVNLKEISPEDIRWEGEEPGLFRRGGRPGPGRGNKKAIARGGAVLTAGRGRGTTKGQSKKDFPLIQNGIGKKAMGDIEILHTNTLIKEVEKVFGASHPDPLEIEKAKKALEEQEQALVNAIARLEEASDDEGEHPFPRVQSMDQDRGWRKRSYDEIVGEGRGIEGSDGNKMARNGRIVSSDQHDENYDM from the exons ATGGATTACGAGCTTTCTGATAGCAGCG GAACTGATGATGACCTTCCACCTACACATCGAAATAGATTCCAAAGTGGGGCGCGAACTGCTGGGAATGGAAGATCTGCAGTTGGTGGTGCTGCTTCACAGCCAAGGTTGCATAGTGACATGGAAACTCAAATCCACAACATTGAACAAGAAGCATACACTTCAGTCCTGCGAGCCTTTAAAGCCCAGTCAGATGCTATTACTTGG GAAAAGGAAAGTCTAATTACAGAACTCAGAAAAGAACTAAGAGTTTCAGATGAGGAGCACAGGGAGCTCCTAGCCAGGGTTAACGCTGATGATATGATTCGGAGGATAAG GGAATGGAGAAAGGCGAACGGGATCCAACCTAGCATGCCAAGCACTGCCCAGCCTTCTCACGATCCTATACCTAGTCCTAGTGTTTCAGGATCACGCAAGAAGCAGAAAACCTCACAGTCAGTCGCATCATTGTCCATGGGTGCACCTTCTCCTGTATTGCATCCATCTATGCAACCATCTACATCAGCCCTGAGACATGGCCCTCCACCTGGATCTGGGAACAAGAAGCCCAAATCA TCCATGCAGCAGCGTTCTACAGGTTTGTCCAGCAGGGCTCAAGCTGCTAATCGTGGTTCTTCAGGTGTCTTCGCAACCAATGATTTAATTGGAAAGAAAGTTTGGACTCGATGGCCAGAGGATAACCACTTCTATGAAGCTGTTATAACTGACTACAATCCAGTTGAG GGTCGGCATGCTTTGGTTTATGATATTAATACTGGGGATGAAACATGGGAATGGGTCAATCTCAAAGAG ATATCTCCTGAAGATATTAGGTGGGAGGGTGAGGAACCAGGACTTTTCCGTAGAGGTGGCCGGCCTGGACCGGGCCGTGGGAATAAGAAAGCCATTGCACGTGGTGGTGCAGTTCTCACTGCAGGAAGAGGTAGAGGAACCACAAAGGGTCAGTCCAAAAAAGATTTCCCTTTAATCCAGAATGGCATTGGGAAGAAGGCTATGGGTGATATTGAGATACTTCACACAAATACTCTAATCAAGGAG GTAGAAAAAGTTTTTGGTGCTAGCCATCCTGATCCTTTGGAAATTGAGAAAGCAAAGAAAGCTCTGGAA GAACAAGAACAAGCCCTGGTCAACGCGATTGCAAGGCTTGAAGAAGCATCAGATG ATGAGGGGGAACATCCATTTCCCCGTGTTCAATCAATGGACCAAGATCGGGGATGGAGAAAACGGTCATATGATGAGATTGTTGGTGAAGGTAGAGGAATTGAAGGTTCAGATGGCAACAAAATGGCAAGAAATGGCAGAATTGTTTCAAGTGATCAGCATGATGAGAACTATGACATGTGA
- the LOC133688546 gene encoding protein EMSY-LIKE 3 isoform X1 produces MDYELSDSSGTDDDLPPTHRNRFQSGARTAGNGRSAVGGAASQPRLHSDMETQIHNIEQEAYTSVLRAFKAQSDAITWEKESLITELRKELRVSDEEHRELLARVNADDMIRRIREWRKANGIQPSMPSTAQPSHDPIPSPSVSGSRKKQKTSQSVASLSMGAPSPVLHPSMQPSTSALRHGPPPGSGNKKPKSSMQQRSTGLSSRAQAANRGSSGVFATNDLIGKKVWTRWPEDNHFYEAVITDYNPVEGRHALVYDINTGDETWEWVNLKEISPEDIRWEGEEPGLFRRGGRPGPGRGNKKAIARGGAVLTAGRGRGTTKGQSKKDFPLIQNGIGKKAMGDIEILHTNTLIKEVEKVFGASHPDPLEIEKAKKALEEQEQALVNAIARLEEASDGESADEGEHPFPRVQSMDQDRGWRKRSYDEIVGEGRGIEGSDGNKMARNGRIVSSDQHDENYDM; encoded by the exons ATGGATTACGAGCTTTCTGATAGCAGCG GAACTGATGATGACCTTCCACCTACACATCGAAATAGATTCCAAAGTGGGGCGCGAACTGCTGGGAATGGAAGATCTGCAGTTGGTGGTGCTGCTTCACAGCCAAGGTTGCATAGTGACATGGAAACTCAAATCCACAACATTGAACAAGAAGCATACACTTCAGTCCTGCGAGCCTTTAAAGCCCAGTCAGATGCTATTACTTGG GAAAAGGAAAGTCTAATTACAGAACTCAGAAAAGAACTAAGAGTTTCAGATGAGGAGCACAGGGAGCTCCTAGCCAGGGTTAACGCTGATGATATGATTCGGAGGATAAG GGAATGGAGAAAGGCGAACGGGATCCAACCTAGCATGCCAAGCACTGCCCAGCCTTCTCACGATCCTATACCTAGTCCTAGTGTTTCAGGATCACGCAAGAAGCAGAAAACCTCACAGTCAGTCGCATCATTGTCCATGGGTGCACCTTCTCCTGTATTGCATCCATCTATGCAACCATCTACATCAGCCCTGAGACATGGCCCTCCACCTGGATCTGGGAACAAGAAGCCCAAATCA TCCATGCAGCAGCGTTCTACAGGTTTGTCCAGCAGGGCTCAAGCTGCTAATCGTGGTTCTTCAGGTGTCTTCGCAACCAATGATTTAATTGGAAAGAAAGTTTGGACTCGATGGCCAGAGGATAACCACTTCTATGAAGCTGTTATAACTGACTACAATCCAGTTGAG GGTCGGCATGCTTTGGTTTATGATATTAATACTGGGGATGAAACATGGGAATGGGTCAATCTCAAAGAG ATATCTCCTGAAGATATTAGGTGGGAGGGTGAGGAACCAGGACTTTTCCGTAGAGGTGGCCGGCCTGGACCGGGCCGTGGGAATAAGAAAGCCATTGCACGTGGTGGTGCAGTTCTCACTGCAGGAAGAGGTAGAGGAACCACAAAGGGTCAGTCCAAAAAAGATTTCCCTTTAATCCAGAATGGCATTGGGAAGAAGGCTATGGGTGATATTGAGATACTTCACACAAATACTCTAATCAAGGAG GTAGAAAAAGTTTTTGGTGCTAGCCATCCTGATCCTTTGGAAATTGAGAAAGCAAAGAAAGCTCTGGAA GAACAAGAACAAGCCCTGGTCAACGCGATTGCAAGGCTTGAAGAAGCATCAGATGGTGAGAGTG CAGATGAGGGGGAACATCCATTTCCCCGTGTTCAATCAATGGACCAAGATCGGGGATGGAGAAAACGGTCATATGATGAGATTGTTGGTGAAGGTAGAGGAATTGAAGGTTCAGATGGCAACAAAATGGCAAGAAATGGCAGAATTGTTTCAAGTGATCAGCATGATGAGAACTATGACATGTGA
- the LOC133688546 gene encoding protein EMSY-LIKE 3 isoform X2 has product MDYELSDSSGTDDDLPPTHRNRFQSGARTAGNGRSAVGGAASQPRLHSDMETQIHNIEQEAYTSVLRAFKAQSDAITWEKESLITELRKELRVSDEEHRELLARVNADDMIRRIREWRKANGIQPSMPSTAQPSHDPIPSPSVSGSRKKQKTSQSVASLSMGAPSPVLHPSMQPSTSALRHGPPPGSGNKKPKSSMQQRSTGLSSRAQAANRGSSGVFATNDLIGKKVWTRWPEDNHFYEAVITDYNPVEGRHALVYDINTGDETWEWVNLKEISPEDIRWEGEEPGLFRRGGRPGPGRGNKKAIARGGAVLTAGRGRGTTKGQSKKDFPLIQNGIGKKAMGDIEILHTNTLIKEVEKVFGASHPDPLEIEKAKKALEEQEQALVNAIARLEEASDGESDEGEHPFPRVQSMDQDRGWRKRSYDEIVGEGRGIEGSDGNKMARNGRIVSSDQHDENYDM; this is encoded by the exons ATGGATTACGAGCTTTCTGATAGCAGCG GAACTGATGATGACCTTCCACCTACACATCGAAATAGATTCCAAAGTGGGGCGCGAACTGCTGGGAATGGAAGATCTGCAGTTGGTGGTGCTGCTTCACAGCCAAGGTTGCATAGTGACATGGAAACTCAAATCCACAACATTGAACAAGAAGCATACACTTCAGTCCTGCGAGCCTTTAAAGCCCAGTCAGATGCTATTACTTGG GAAAAGGAAAGTCTAATTACAGAACTCAGAAAAGAACTAAGAGTTTCAGATGAGGAGCACAGGGAGCTCCTAGCCAGGGTTAACGCTGATGATATGATTCGGAGGATAAG GGAATGGAGAAAGGCGAACGGGATCCAACCTAGCATGCCAAGCACTGCCCAGCCTTCTCACGATCCTATACCTAGTCCTAGTGTTTCAGGATCACGCAAGAAGCAGAAAACCTCACAGTCAGTCGCATCATTGTCCATGGGTGCACCTTCTCCTGTATTGCATCCATCTATGCAACCATCTACATCAGCCCTGAGACATGGCCCTCCACCTGGATCTGGGAACAAGAAGCCCAAATCA TCCATGCAGCAGCGTTCTACAGGTTTGTCCAGCAGGGCTCAAGCTGCTAATCGTGGTTCTTCAGGTGTCTTCGCAACCAATGATTTAATTGGAAAGAAAGTTTGGACTCGATGGCCAGAGGATAACCACTTCTATGAAGCTGTTATAACTGACTACAATCCAGTTGAG GGTCGGCATGCTTTGGTTTATGATATTAATACTGGGGATGAAACATGGGAATGGGTCAATCTCAAAGAG ATATCTCCTGAAGATATTAGGTGGGAGGGTGAGGAACCAGGACTTTTCCGTAGAGGTGGCCGGCCTGGACCGGGCCGTGGGAATAAGAAAGCCATTGCACGTGGTGGTGCAGTTCTCACTGCAGGAAGAGGTAGAGGAACCACAAAGGGTCAGTCCAAAAAAGATTTCCCTTTAATCCAGAATGGCATTGGGAAGAAGGCTATGGGTGATATTGAGATACTTCACACAAATACTCTAATCAAGGAG GTAGAAAAAGTTTTTGGTGCTAGCCATCCTGATCCTTTGGAAATTGAGAAAGCAAAGAAAGCTCTGGAA GAACAAGAACAAGCCCTGGTCAACGCGATTGCAAGGCTTGAAGAAGCATCAGATGGTGAGAGTG ATGAGGGGGAACATCCATTTCCCCGTGTTCAATCAATGGACCAAGATCGGGGATGGAGAAAACGGTCATATGATGAGATTGTTGGTGAAGGTAGAGGAATTGAAGGTTCAGATGGCAACAAAATGGCAAGAAATGGCAGAATTGTTTCAAGTGATCAGCATGATGAGAACTATGACATGTGA
- the LOC133688546 gene encoding protein EMSY-LIKE 3 isoform X5, which translates to MDYELSDSSGTDDDLPPTHRNRFQSGARTAGNGRSAVGGAASQPRLHSDMETQIHNIEQEAYTSVLRAFKAQSDAITWEKESLITELRKELRVSDEEHRELLARVNADDMIRRIREWRKANGIQPSMPSTAQPSHDPIPSPSVSGSRKKQKTSQSVASLSMGAPSPVLHPSMQPSTSALRHGPPPGSGNKKPKSSMQQRSTGLSSRAQAANRGSSGVFATNDLIGKKVWTRWPEDNHFYEAVITDYNPVEGRHALVYDINTGDETWEWVNLKEISPEDIRWEGEEPGLFRRGGRPGPGRGNKKAIARGGAVLTAGRGRGTTKGQSKKDFPLIQNGIGKKAMGDIEILHTNTLIKEVEKVFGASHPDPLEIEKAKKALEEQEQALVNAIARLEEASDGESALVLVLHRSGLFSPENNTLLIMKRIKSSFSWHQSR; encoded by the exons ATGGATTACGAGCTTTCTGATAGCAGCG GAACTGATGATGACCTTCCACCTACACATCGAAATAGATTCCAAAGTGGGGCGCGAACTGCTGGGAATGGAAGATCTGCAGTTGGTGGTGCTGCTTCACAGCCAAGGTTGCATAGTGACATGGAAACTCAAATCCACAACATTGAACAAGAAGCATACACTTCAGTCCTGCGAGCCTTTAAAGCCCAGTCAGATGCTATTACTTGG GAAAAGGAAAGTCTAATTACAGAACTCAGAAAAGAACTAAGAGTTTCAGATGAGGAGCACAGGGAGCTCCTAGCCAGGGTTAACGCTGATGATATGATTCGGAGGATAAG GGAATGGAGAAAGGCGAACGGGATCCAACCTAGCATGCCAAGCACTGCCCAGCCTTCTCACGATCCTATACCTAGTCCTAGTGTTTCAGGATCACGCAAGAAGCAGAAAACCTCACAGTCAGTCGCATCATTGTCCATGGGTGCACCTTCTCCTGTATTGCATCCATCTATGCAACCATCTACATCAGCCCTGAGACATGGCCCTCCACCTGGATCTGGGAACAAGAAGCCCAAATCA TCCATGCAGCAGCGTTCTACAGGTTTGTCCAGCAGGGCTCAAGCTGCTAATCGTGGTTCTTCAGGTGTCTTCGCAACCAATGATTTAATTGGAAAGAAAGTTTGGACTCGATGGCCAGAGGATAACCACTTCTATGAAGCTGTTATAACTGACTACAATCCAGTTGAG GGTCGGCATGCTTTGGTTTATGATATTAATACTGGGGATGAAACATGGGAATGGGTCAATCTCAAAGAG ATATCTCCTGAAGATATTAGGTGGGAGGGTGAGGAACCAGGACTTTTCCGTAGAGGTGGCCGGCCTGGACCGGGCCGTGGGAATAAGAAAGCCATTGCACGTGGTGGTGCAGTTCTCACTGCAGGAAGAGGTAGAGGAACCACAAAGGGTCAGTCCAAAAAAGATTTCCCTTTAATCCAGAATGGCATTGGGAAGAAGGCTATGGGTGATATTGAGATACTTCACACAAATACTCTAATCAAGGAG GTAGAAAAAGTTTTTGGTGCTAGCCATCCTGATCCTTTGGAAATTGAGAAAGCAAAGAAAGCTCTGGAA GAACAAGAACAAGCCCTGGTCAACGCGATTGCAAGGCTTGAAGAAGCATCAGATGGTGAGAGTG CCCTGGTCCTAGTCCTCCATCGAAGTGGATTATTTTCACCAGAAAACAATACATTATTgataatgaaaagaataaaatcttctttttcttggcaTCAAAGCAGATGA
- the LOC133688546 gene encoding protein EMSY-LIKE 3 isoform X6 has protein sequence MDYELSDSSGTDDDLPPTHRNRFQSGARTAGNGRSAVGGAASQPRLHSDMETQIHNIEQEAYTSVLRAFKAQSDAITWEKESLITELRKELRVSDEEHRELLARVNADDMIRRIREWRKANGIQPSMPSTAQPSHDPIPSPSVSGSRKKQKTSQSVASLSMGAPSPVLHPSMQPSTSALRHGPPPGSGNKKPKSSMQQRSTGLSSRAQAANRGSSGVFATNDLIGKKVWTRWPEDNHFYEAVITDYNPVEGRHALVYDINTGDETWEWVNLKEISPEDIRWEGEEPGLFRRGGRPGPGRGNKKAIARGGAVLTAGRGRGTTKGQSKKDFPLIQNGIGKKAMGDIEILHTNTLIKEVEKVFGASHPDPLEIEKAKKALEEQEQALVNAIARLEEASDALVLVLHRSGLFSPENNTLLIMKRIKSSFSWHQSR, from the exons ATGGATTACGAGCTTTCTGATAGCAGCG GAACTGATGATGACCTTCCACCTACACATCGAAATAGATTCCAAAGTGGGGCGCGAACTGCTGGGAATGGAAGATCTGCAGTTGGTGGTGCTGCTTCACAGCCAAGGTTGCATAGTGACATGGAAACTCAAATCCACAACATTGAACAAGAAGCATACACTTCAGTCCTGCGAGCCTTTAAAGCCCAGTCAGATGCTATTACTTGG GAAAAGGAAAGTCTAATTACAGAACTCAGAAAAGAACTAAGAGTTTCAGATGAGGAGCACAGGGAGCTCCTAGCCAGGGTTAACGCTGATGATATGATTCGGAGGATAAG GGAATGGAGAAAGGCGAACGGGATCCAACCTAGCATGCCAAGCACTGCCCAGCCTTCTCACGATCCTATACCTAGTCCTAGTGTTTCAGGATCACGCAAGAAGCAGAAAACCTCACAGTCAGTCGCATCATTGTCCATGGGTGCACCTTCTCCTGTATTGCATCCATCTATGCAACCATCTACATCAGCCCTGAGACATGGCCCTCCACCTGGATCTGGGAACAAGAAGCCCAAATCA TCCATGCAGCAGCGTTCTACAGGTTTGTCCAGCAGGGCTCAAGCTGCTAATCGTGGTTCTTCAGGTGTCTTCGCAACCAATGATTTAATTGGAAAGAAAGTTTGGACTCGATGGCCAGAGGATAACCACTTCTATGAAGCTGTTATAACTGACTACAATCCAGTTGAG GGTCGGCATGCTTTGGTTTATGATATTAATACTGGGGATGAAACATGGGAATGGGTCAATCTCAAAGAG ATATCTCCTGAAGATATTAGGTGGGAGGGTGAGGAACCAGGACTTTTCCGTAGAGGTGGCCGGCCTGGACCGGGCCGTGGGAATAAGAAAGCCATTGCACGTGGTGGTGCAGTTCTCACTGCAGGAAGAGGTAGAGGAACCACAAAGGGTCAGTCCAAAAAAGATTTCCCTTTAATCCAGAATGGCATTGGGAAGAAGGCTATGGGTGATATTGAGATACTTCACACAAATACTCTAATCAAGGAG GTAGAAAAAGTTTTTGGTGCTAGCCATCCTGATCCTTTGGAAATTGAGAAAGCAAAGAAAGCTCTGGAA GAACAAGAACAAGCCCTGGTCAACGCGATTGCAAGGCTTGAAGAAGCATCAGATG CCCTGGTCCTAGTCCTCCATCGAAGTGGATTATTTTCACCAGAAAACAATACATTATTgataatgaaaagaataaaatcttctttttcttggcaTCAAAGCAGATGA
- the LOC133688546 gene encoding protein EMSY-LIKE 3 isoform X9, producing the protein MDYELSDSSGTDDDLPPTHRNRFQSGARTAGNGRSAVGGAASQPRLHSDMETQIHNIEQEAYTSVLRAFKAQSDAITWEKESLITELRKELRVSDEEHRELLARVNADDMIRRIREWRKANGIQPSMPSTAQPSHDPIPSPSVSGSRKKQKTSQSVASLSMGAPSPVLHPSMQPSTSALRHGPPPGSGNKKPKSSMQQRSTGLSSRAQAANRGSSGVFATNDLIGKKVWTRWPEDNHFYEAVITDYNPVEGRHALVYDINTGDETWEWVNLKEANSSVKGSISDAFNVAWQITNSA; encoded by the exons ATGGATTACGAGCTTTCTGATAGCAGCG GAACTGATGATGACCTTCCACCTACACATCGAAATAGATTCCAAAGTGGGGCGCGAACTGCTGGGAATGGAAGATCTGCAGTTGGTGGTGCTGCTTCACAGCCAAGGTTGCATAGTGACATGGAAACTCAAATCCACAACATTGAACAAGAAGCATACACTTCAGTCCTGCGAGCCTTTAAAGCCCAGTCAGATGCTATTACTTGG GAAAAGGAAAGTCTAATTACAGAACTCAGAAAAGAACTAAGAGTTTCAGATGAGGAGCACAGGGAGCTCCTAGCCAGGGTTAACGCTGATGATATGATTCGGAGGATAAG GGAATGGAGAAAGGCGAACGGGATCCAACCTAGCATGCCAAGCACTGCCCAGCCTTCTCACGATCCTATACCTAGTCCTAGTGTTTCAGGATCACGCAAGAAGCAGAAAACCTCACAGTCAGTCGCATCATTGTCCATGGGTGCACCTTCTCCTGTATTGCATCCATCTATGCAACCATCTACATCAGCCCTGAGACATGGCCCTCCACCTGGATCTGGGAACAAGAAGCCCAAATCA TCCATGCAGCAGCGTTCTACAGGTTTGTCCAGCAGGGCTCAAGCTGCTAATCGTGGTTCTTCAGGTGTCTTCGCAACCAATGATTTAATTGGAAAGAAAGTTTGGACTCGATGGCCAGAGGATAACCACTTCTATGAAGCTGTTATAACTGACTACAATCCAGTTGAG GGTCGGCATGCTTTGGTTTATGATATTAATACTGGGGATGAAACATGGGAATGGGTCAATCTCAAAGAG GCTAACAGCAGTGTCAAGGGTTCAATTAGTGATGCATTCAATGTGGCATGGCAGATTACAAATAGTGCTTAG
- the LOC133688546 gene encoding protein EMSY-LIKE 3 isoform X7, producing the protein MDYELSDSSGTDDDLPPTHRNRFQSGARTAGNGRSAVGGAASQPRLHSDMETQIHNIEQEAYTSVLRAFKAQSDAITWEKESLITELRKELRVSDEEHRELLARVNADDMIRRIREWRKANGIQPSMPSTAQPSHDPIPSPSVSGSRKKQKTSQSVASLSMGAPSPVLHPSMQPSTSALRHGPPPGSGNKKPKSSMQQRSTGLSSRAQAANRGSSGVFATNDLIGKKVWTRWPEDNHFYEAVITDYNPVEGRHALVYDINTGDETWEWVNLKEISPEDIRWEGEEPGLFRRGGRPGPGRGNKKAIARGGAVLTAGRGRGTTKGQSKKDFPLIQNGIGKKAMGDIEILHTNTLIKEVEKVFGASHPDPLEIEKAKKALEEQEQALVNAIARLEEASDGESG; encoded by the exons ATGGATTACGAGCTTTCTGATAGCAGCG GAACTGATGATGACCTTCCACCTACACATCGAAATAGATTCCAAAGTGGGGCGCGAACTGCTGGGAATGGAAGATCTGCAGTTGGTGGTGCTGCTTCACAGCCAAGGTTGCATAGTGACATGGAAACTCAAATCCACAACATTGAACAAGAAGCATACACTTCAGTCCTGCGAGCCTTTAAAGCCCAGTCAGATGCTATTACTTGG GAAAAGGAAAGTCTAATTACAGAACTCAGAAAAGAACTAAGAGTTTCAGATGAGGAGCACAGGGAGCTCCTAGCCAGGGTTAACGCTGATGATATGATTCGGAGGATAAG GGAATGGAGAAAGGCGAACGGGATCCAACCTAGCATGCCAAGCACTGCCCAGCCTTCTCACGATCCTATACCTAGTCCTAGTGTTTCAGGATCACGCAAGAAGCAGAAAACCTCACAGTCAGTCGCATCATTGTCCATGGGTGCACCTTCTCCTGTATTGCATCCATCTATGCAACCATCTACATCAGCCCTGAGACATGGCCCTCCACCTGGATCTGGGAACAAGAAGCCCAAATCA TCCATGCAGCAGCGTTCTACAGGTTTGTCCAGCAGGGCTCAAGCTGCTAATCGTGGTTCTTCAGGTGTCTTCGCAACCAATGATTTAATTGGAAAGAAAGTTTGGACTCGATGGCCAGAGGATAACCACTTCTATGAAGCTGTTATAACTGACTACAATCCAGTTGAG GGTCGGCATGCTTTGGTTTATGATATTAATACTGGGGATGAAACATGGGAATGGGTCAATCTCAAAGAG ATATCTCCTGAAGATATTAGGTGGGAGGGTGAGGAACCAGGACTTTTCCGTAGAGGTGGCCGGCCTGGACCGGGCCGTGGGAATAAGAAAGCCATTGCACGTGGTGGTGCAGTTCTCACTGCAGGAAGAGGTAGAGGAACCACAAAGGGTCAGTCCAAAAAAGATTTCCCTTTAATCCAGAATGGCATTGGGAAGAAGGCTATGGGTGATATTGAGATACTTCACACAAATACTCTAATCAAGGAG GTAGAAAAAGTTTTTGGTGCTAGCCATCCTGATCCTTTGGAAATTGAGAAAGCAAAGAAAGCTCTGGAA GAACAAGAACAAGCCCTGGTCAACGCGATTGCAAGGCTTGAAGAAGCATCAGATGGTGAGAGTG GCTAA